A genomic stretch from Edaphobacter aggregans includes:
- a CDS encoding DUF3052 domain-containing protein — protein sequence MPTAKPISKKPASKTPAKPAHKVYNTPLPKKLGIAEEMQVALIAAPDGFEESLGELPPGVIFSTSVGSSTGLALCFVRSLSDLAATLDLLVLRLPRQTHFWIIYPKRAGRYKVDFNENHVRDSGLAAGFVDYKVCSVDNDWSALKFSRRKT from the coding sequence ATGCCGACCGCAAAGCCGATTTCGAAGAAGCCTGCGTCAAAGACCCCAGCAAAGCCTGCCCACAAGGTCTACAACACTCCGCTGCCGAAGAAGCTGGGCATCGCAGAAGAGATGCAAGTCGCACTCATCGCCGCCCCTGACGGTTTCGAAGAGAGTCTTGGCGAACTGCCCCCAGGCGTTATCTTTAGCACGAGTGTCGGCTCCTCCACCGGCCTCGCGCTATGCTTCGTCCGCTCGCTCAGCGATCTTGCCGCTACTCTGGACCTGCTCGTGCTTCGTCTGCCCAGGCAAACCCACTTTTGGATCATCTATCCCAAGCGCGCCGGCCGCTACAAAGTAGACTTCAACGAGAACCACGTCCGCGACTCCGGACTAGCCGCAGGATTCGTCGACTACAAAGTCTGCTCCGTCGACAACGACTGGTCCGCCCTGAAGTTCTCCCGCCGAAAGACCTGA
- a CDS encoding DUF2199 domain-containing protein, protein MSYTCSVCNQIHLGPPWVWGPEAPDAWNAIASDAQRAEGELGSDQCVFPEAGRARCFVLGRLEIPVPGAEESFAWLVWVEVQPNDFLEYERKMESGRTREFATI, encoded by the coding sequence ATGTCTTACACGTGTAGCGTCTGCAATCAAATCCACCTAGGACCACCATGGGTTTGGGGACCTGAAGCACCGGACGCTTGGAATGCGATTGCGAGTGACGCTCAACGAGCTGAAGGAGAACTCGGCTCGGATCAATGCGTTTTTCCAGAAGCGGGACGCGCGAGATGTTTCGTTCTCGGTCGGCTTGAAATTCCAGTTCCCGGAGCGGAGGAATCATTCGCATGGTTGGTATGGGTTGAAGTCCAGCCAAATGATTTCCTTGAATATGAGCGAAAAATGGAATCAGGAAGGACGCGAGAATTCGCCACCATATGA
- a CDS encoding phosphoenolpyruvate carboxylase: MPSLWSPSNWPQRLAELQAPTGELKEAPLRRDVRSLGMLLGEVLREQSGAPLYDAVEALRRTAIARREADANSDAAAAGSHLQQALDRVHSHSQDLTTAYQLARAFSFYFELINLAETNHRKRRRRSSQLDQTAPPQRGDLRGTLRRLREAGIDAKKAYELLSEVCITPVFTAHPTEVARRSVMFKRRRISDLLEQLDRIPVPEPQLEALQHDLIAEITALWQTDDVRSARPTVRDEIRMALDYYESSLFDTLPVLYSEVAAALAAEYPTTSESSTPYSLSPTPCLAQLPQLVTFGSWIGGDRDGNPFVTPQATRDALAMAHSLLLTHYRRRLQNVFEQLGSSTQQVPVSVEVQSLLDRYLTQLRTAGQTALEERFHFEYLRLLIACIMMRLGATPQSSVPLPPNPALSSYTRAADLLADLTVIRNSLLQNRGPRLAEMLIDPLLLEVRTYGLHLQTLDIRQHARIHAAAIEELTAFQPATNLGAPSSRPHLAAKVGSQDASEAQTLHLPPALSDQTAEVIDAFRTIAELKQTYAPEAIRLYVISGATSAEDVLNVLRLARLGGIKVEASGDDPGLQPVPLFESIEDLQNAPAIMRQLWSSEAYKPLLESWNHRQEVMLGYSDSNKDGGMITSTWEIWKAHRALHKVARDCGVTLRLFHGRGGTVGRGGGPTHRAIFAQPVDSFSGELRITEQGEVLNWKYSDVILAERNLELMIAASLDALARPDALLQSNNEDVILSEAKNPRISSEAPQNHPQPTPHLTGEITPAWEAAMDQLSATSFAFYKKHIVDNPDTFTYFEQATPVAELEHARLGSRPAKRSGKKSMADLRAIPWVFGWMQSRQLVPAWFGVGHALDAFAQQSPDGLAQLQAMTRSFPLFVDIIRNVEMALAKSDFGIARLYASLVEDEALRNRVFTTLEAEFNLTRRMLLEITGQKTLLQTNPVLERSIRLRNPYVDPMSLIQVELIRRKRAVIAEGKPDSPELNRAISATINGISAGLRNTG; encoded by the coding sequence ATGCCGTCCCTCTGGTCCCCAAGCAACTGGCCGCAGCGCCTCGCCGAACTTCAGGCACCCACCGGAGAGCTCAAAGAAGCTCCCCTCCGCCGCGACGTCCGCTCGCTCGGCATGTTGCTGGGTGAAGTCCTCCGCGAGCAGTCCGGCGCACCCCTCTACGACGCTGTCGAGGCCCTCCGACGCACCGCCATCGCCCGACGCGAGGCTGACGCCAACAGCGACGCAGCCGCCGCAGGCAGCCACCTCCAACAGGCCCTCGATCGCGTCCACAGCCATTCGCAGGATCTGACGACCGCCTACCAGCTCGCCCGCGCCTTCAGCTTCTACTTCGAGCTCATCAACCTGGCCGAAACCAACCACCGCAAGCGCCGTCGCCGCTCCAGCCAGCTCGACCAGACCGCCCCACCCCAGCGCGGTGACCTCCGCGGCACGCTCCGCCGCCTCCGCGAAGCAGGCATCGACGCAAAAAAAGCGTATGAGCTCCTCAGCGAAGTCTGCATCACGCCCGTCTTCACCGCTCACCCAACCGAGGTCGCCCGCCGCAGCGTGATGTTCAAGCGCCGCCGCATCTCCGACCTCCTCGAACAGCTCGACCGCATTCCCGTCCCCGAGCCTCAGCTCGAAGCTCTCCAGCACGATCTCATCGCCGAAATCACCGCGCTCTGGCAGACCGACGACGTCCGCAGCGCCCGCCCCACCGTCCGCGACGAGATCCGCATGGCCCTCGACTACTACGAGTCCAGCCTCTTCGACACCCTGCCCGTCCTCTATTCCGAAGTAGCCGCGGCCCTGGCCGCCGAGTACCCCACCACATCAGAGTCTTCTACCCCCTACTCCCTATCCCCTACCCCCTGCCTCGCCCAACTCCCCCAACTAGTCACCTTCGGCTCCTGGATCGGCGGCGACCGCGACGGCAACCCCTTCGTCACCCCGCAGGCCACCCGCGATGCCTTGGCGATGGCCCACTCACTGCTCCTAACGCACTATCGCCGTCGCCTGCAAAACGTCTTCGAGCAGCTAGGCAGTTCCACCCAGCAGGTCCCGGTCTCCGTCGAGGTTCAGTCCCTCCTCGACCGATACCTCACCCAACTCCGCACTGCCGGTCAGACCGCACTCGAAGAGCGCTTCCACTTCGAGTACCTCCGTCTGCTCATTGCCTGCATCATGATGCGCCTCGGAGCCACCCCGCAATCGAGCGTCCCCCTCCCACCCAACCCGGCCCTCAGCTCCTACACCCGAGCAGCCGATCTCCTCGCCGACCTCACCGTCATACGCAACAGCCTCCTCCAGAACCGCGGTCCTCGCCTGGCCGAGATGCTCATCGACCCGCTGCTCCTCGAAGTCCGCACCTACGGCCTGCACCTCCAGACCCTCGACATCCGCCAACACGCCCGCATCCACGCCGCCGCCATTGAAGAACTCACCGCATTCCAGCCAGCCACAAATCTGGGTGCCCCATCTTCGCGGCCGCATTTGGCCGCTAAGGTGGGTTCGCAGGATGCATCCGAAGCGCAAACCCTTCACCTCCCCCCAGCTCTCAGCGACCAAACCGCCGAAGTCATAGACGCCTTCCGCACCATCGCCGAGCTCAAGCAGACCTACGCCCCCGAAGCCATCCGCCTCTACGTCATCAGCGGAGCCACCAGCGCCGAAGACGTCCTCAACGTCCTCCGCCTGGCCCGCCTCGGTGGAATCAAAGTCGAAGCCAGCGGCGACGACCCCGGTCTCCAGCCAGTCCCCCTCTTCGAATCCATCGAAGATCTCCAGAACGCCCCCGCCATAATGCGCCAGCTCTGGTCGAGCGAAGCCTACAAACCCCTCCTCGAATCCTGGAACCACCGTCAGGAGGTCATGCTCGGCTACTCCGACTCCAACAAGGACGGCGGCATGATCACAAGCACATGGGAGATATGGAAGGCCCACCGTGCCCTCCACAAGGTAGCCCGCGACTGCGGCGTTACCCTCCGGCTCTTCCACGGTCGCGGCGGAACCGTAGGCCGTGGCGGCGGCCCCACGCACCGCGCCATCTTCGCGCAGCCCGTCGACAGCTTCTCCGGCGAACTCCGCATCACCGAACAAGGCGAAGTCCTCAACTGGAAGTACTCCGACGTCATCCTCGCCGAGCGCAACCTCGAATTGATGATCGCCGCCTCGCTTGACGCCCTCGCTCGCCCCGACGCTCTCCTGCAATCCAACAATGAAGATGTCATTCTGAGCGAAGCGAAGAACCCCCGCATTTCTTCCGAAGCGCCACAAAATCATCCGCAGCCCACGCCCCACCTCACAGGCGAGATCACCCCCGCATGGGAAGCCGCGATGGACCAGCTCTCCGCCACCTCCTTCGCCTTCTACAAAAAGCACATCGTCGACAACCCCGACACCTTCACCTACTTCGAGCAGGCCACGCCCGTAGCCGAACTCGAGCACGCCCGCCTCGGCTCCCGCCCCGCCAAGCGCAGCGGCAAAAAGTCCATGGCCGACCTCCGCGCCATCCCCTGGGTCTTCGGCTGGATGCAGTCCCGCCAGCTCGTCCCCGCGTGGTTCGGTGTAGGCCACGCCCTCGACGCCTTCGCGCAGCAGAGCCCCGACGGTCTTGCGCAGCTCCAGGCCATGACTCGCTCCTTCCCCCTCTTCGTCGACATCATCCGCAACGTCGAGATGGCCCTCGCCAAATCCGACTTCGGCATAGCCCGCCTCTACGCCTCGCTGGTCGAAGACGAAGCCCTCCGCAACCGCGTCTTCACTACGCTCGAAGCCGAGTTCAACCTAACCCGCCGTATGCTCCTCGAGATCACGGGCCAAAAGACGCTCCTCCAGACCAATCCCGTCCTCGAGCGTTCCATTCGCCTCCGCAACCCCTACGTTGACCCCATGAGCCTCATCCAGGTCGAGCTCATCCGTCGAAAACGAGCCGTCATAGCCGAGGGCAAACCCGACTCCCCCGAACTCAACCGTGCCATCTCCGCCACCATCAACGGCATCAGCGCCGGTCTACGCAACACTGGCTGA
- a CDS encoding HAD family hydrolase, with protein sequence MPITTVILDFDGTLASSLEGIWTCMCETLAHYNFTEPSLQQVRATIGLTLEASMHQLTGVRCEEVLTSEVVKFYRALHTTKAAPLMRLFEGAIPALAELRTRNIFTLLVSNKGRAGLHQLITQLEIANYIDIILSAEDVTFRKPDARLYTEHIAPLRSAPNFQTLVVGDTETDILFAKNANLLSCWATYGYGDEQRCKALSPDFELQSLTDLPALITNFTK encoded by the coding sequence TTGCCAATCACCACCGTAATCCTCGACTTCGACGGCACACTGGCCTCCTCGCTGGAGGGCATCTGGACCTGCATGTGCGAAACACTCGCGCACTACAACTTCACCGAGCCCAGTCTGCAACAAGTCCGAGCCACCATAGGCCTCACCCTCGAAGCATCCATGCATCAGCTAACCGGAGTCCGCTGCGAAGAAGTCCTGACCTCCGAGGTGGTGAAGTTCTACCGAGCCCTACACACCACCAAAGCAGCCCCACTCATGCGCCTCTTCGAAGGAGCCATCCCAGCCCTAGCCGAACTCCGCACCCGCAACATCTTCACCCTCCTCGTAAGCAACAAAGGGCGAGCGGGCCTCCATCAGCTCATCACCCAACTCGAAATCGCCAACTACATCGACATCATCCTAAGCGCCGAAGACGTCACCTTCCGCAAGCCCGACGCCCGCCTCTACACCGAACACATAGCCCCTCTCCGGTCCGCCCCGAATTTCCAAACCCTAGTCGTAGGCGACACCGAGACCGACATTCTCTTCGCAAAGAACGCCAACCTCCTCTCCTGTTGGGCAACCTACGGCTACGGCGACGAGCAACGCTGCAAAGCTCTCTCCCCCGACTTCGAACTCCAGAGCCTCACCGACCTCCCAGCCCTCATAACCAACTTCACCAAGTAA
- a CDS encoding DUF2199 domain-containing protein yields MISLNMSEKWNQEGRENSPPYEAVFANHLSIYEGETCDLPVRLHTRPIGERPFIEIAGEHLLAIEQKNGIPETRIQEIAELLSH; encoded by the coding sequence ATGATTTCCTTGAATATGAGCGAAAAATGGAATCAGGAAGGACGCGAGAATTCGCCACCATATGAAGCTGTTTTTGCCAATCACCTTTCAATCTACGAGGGCGAAACTTGCGATCTGCCTGTGCGCTTACACACAAGACCTATCGGTGAGCGGCCTTTCATCGAGATAGCCGGCGAGCATCTACTTGCCATCGAGCAGAAAAACGGCATTCCTGAGACACGGATACAAGAGATAGCGGAACTGTTGAGTCATTAG
- a CDS encoding Trm112 family protein gives MKIGVKPFLSADPTVHFVTMDSMSFRPLTAEDLRWLVCPVCRQPLQLQAETVLCTGCARQFPIIDGIPVLLAERAL, from the coding sequence GTGAAGATCGGCGTTAAGCCTTTCCTCAGTGCAGATCCCACAGTGCACTTCGTTACCATGGATTCCATGAGCTTCCGCCCCTTGACCGCAGAGGACCTTCGCTGGCTCGTCTGTCCGGTCTGCCGCCAACCCTTGCAGCTTCAAGCAGAGACCGTCTTGTGCACCGGCTGCGCCCGCCAATTCCCAATCATCGACGGCATCCCCGTACTGCTCGCCGAGCGGGCCCTCTAA
- a CDS encoding FecR domain-containing protein, whose protein sequence is MSIARCSNFPILLLIASLTTFTNTSPAADTSPQVPSNRTYDQIVRLSLVEGDVRVSRGKEGEHATGDEWEQAAVNLPMQTGFSLVTGKGRAEIELEDASTVYLGDNSVLIFTQITTTDGVPYTELSLVSGTATLHVQTTFPGERFVLRTPTDGVTLPYPGKTFTRVNSYIDAMALTPQEGTTIRVGPVPQQTVKGQTITLSHNHIITPATATVPDAFAEWDDWTAKRVAARSIAMSTTMKDAGLTSPIPGLAELKDQGTFFACAPYGTCWQPTNGWEEHAAAPRLVSAQLDAPQSPDSSQQQPASAAALPSSAQTLQSANPAAVLRTEYGDWFPCSPNRVRYLIGRDPLTGKNKVLRTELDSTGAPYDWAVCHSGSWIQREHRYVWVAGTKRHHHCPVHWVKYGGTKGYVPIHPHDVAGKPPLNLKHGVFETSGRKGDSVQHVAFNSSTPVKVLDGTPKEFLKPYFQPLQRAETPHLEAHLVKDGLAPGGGTATRPAGTAITFDHKSQSFMLARQVTQGGKNTTVTEHFGGRGESLQAHNGGGNFPGNLASRPPGSYSGSYSHSSSNGGSVSHSSGSSSSGGFHGGSGGGGGGGASHAGGGGGGGGGGASSGGGSHK, encoded by the coding sequence ATGAGCATCGCTCGCTGCAGCAATTTTCCAATCCTCCTGCTAATCGCCTCCCTCACAACCTTCACTAACACATCCCCTGCCGCCGATACCTCGCCGCAGGTACCTTCCAACCGAACCTATGACCAGATCGTCCGTCTCAGTCTGGTCGAAGGCGATGTCCGCGTCTCCCGCGGCAAGGAGGGTGAACACGCCACCGGGGACGAGTGGGAGCAGGCCGCAGTCAACCTGCCGATGCAAACAGGCTTCAGCCTCGTTACCGGCAAAGGGCGCGCCGAGATCGAGTTAGAAGACGCCTCAACCGTCTATCTCGGCGACAACTCCGTCCTCATCTTCACGCAAATCACAACAACCGACGGTGTTCCCTACACCGAGCTCTCCCTGGTCAGCGGGACTGCCACCTTGCATGTCCAGACCACATTCCCTGGAGAGCGGTTTGTTCTGAGAACGCCGACCGACGGCGTCACACTCCCCTATCCCGGCAAAACTTTCACGCGAGTGAATAGCTATATCGACGCCATGGCGCTCACCCCGCAGGAAGGTACGACTATCCGTGTTGGCCCAGTCCCGCAACAAACCGTCAAGGGACAGACCATCACACTCAGTCACAACCACATCATCACACCCGCGACCGCCACCGTTCCGGACGCATTCGCAGAGTGGGATGACTGGACGGCAAAGCGCGTAGCCGCCCGCAGCATCGCAATGTCCACCACCATGAAAGATGCAGGGCTCACTTCGCCGATTCCCGGCCTCGCGGAGTTGAAGGACCAAGGCACCTTCTTCGCCTGCGCCCCCTACGGCACGTGCTGGCAGCCAACCAACGGATGGGAGGAGCACGCTGCCGCCCCCAGACTGGTCAGTGCTCAACTCGATGCGCCGCAATCGCCCGACTCATCCCAACAGCAACCCGCGTCAGCGGCCGCTCTTCCGTCATCCGCGCAGACGCTCCAGTCCGCTAACCCTGCCGCCGTCCTGCGCACGGAGTACGGTGACTGGTTTCCCTGCTCTCCGAACCGAGTCCGATATTTGATCGGGAGAGATCCTCTGACCGGCAAGAACAAAGTGCTTCGGACTGAACTTGATTCGACCGGAGCGCCATACGACTGGGCCGTCTGTCACTCAGGCAGTTGGATCCAACGCGAGCATCGCTACGTCTGGGTGGCCGGCACCAAGAGACACCATCACTGCCCCGTCCATTGGGTCAAATACGGAGGCACCAAAGGATACGTCCCGATCCATCCCCATGACGTAGCAGGCAAACCTCCGCTCAACCTGAAACACGGCGTCTTTGAGACCAGCGGACGAAAGGGCGACTCCGTCCAACACGTCGCCTTCAACTCCAGCACCCCCGTCAAAGTACTCGACGGCACACCTAAAGAGTTCCTCAAACCCTATTTCCAACCCCTCCAGCGCGCCGAGACACCACACCTTGAGGCGCACCTGGTCAAAGACGGACTGGCGCCCGGCGGGGGCACTGCGACAAGGCCAGCCGGCACCGCCATCACCTTCGACCACAAATCGCAAAGCTTCATGTTAGCCAGACAGGTTACGCAGGGCGGCAAAAATACCACCGTAACCGAACACTTCGGTGGCCGCGGCGAAAGTCTACAGGCGCATAACGGCGGCGGAAACTTCCCCGGCAATTTGGCATCCAGACCTCCTGGTAGCTACTCCGGCTCGTACAGCCACTCGTCGTCGAACGGCGGAAGCGTCTCTCATTCGTCAGGAAGTTCCTCCTCAGGAGGCTTCCACGGCGGGAGCGGAGGAGGAGGTGGTGGCGGTGCCTCCCACGCTGGCGGTGGAGGTGGTGGCGGCGGAGGCGGTGCCTCATCCGGTGGTGGCTCTCATAAGTAA